A window of the Ostrea edulis chromosome 1, xbOstEdul1.1, whole genome shotgun sequence genome harbors these coding sequences:
- the LOC125664129 gene encoding uncharacterized protein LOC125664129, with protein MAARYESDSDDSIPEIDISLRVNVQPYQYEPVVLCDSSPLPENDSESEISEDQSDECPSPSDMQWCLCGNCIAMPTRRESKCCHAFSTIVPRLEEMGVSCITDHGGFVANCLNRWVLETLYYEYFQDNGPLEEGELIHRVYRHLAYRRFVRWIWQRLEKKKQPESFFILCCD; from the exons atGGCGGCACGATATGAAAGTGATTCCGACGATAGTATTCCTGAGATAGATATATCACTTAGAGTTAATGTACAGCCCTACCAGTACGAACCAGTTGTACTGTGCGACTCATCCCCACTACCGGAAAATGATAGTGAGTCAGAAATCAGCGAGGATCAATCGGACGAATGCCCTTCACCATCTGATATGCAATG GTGCTTGTGTGGTAATTGCATCGCAATGCCCACAAGAAGGGAGTCTAAATGTTGCCATGCATTTAGTACGATTGTACCGAGGCTTGAAGAAATGGGCGTGTCCTGCATCACGGATCACGGGGGTTTTGTGGCAAACTGTCTCAACAGATGGGTTTTGGAAACGTTATATTACGAGTACTTTCAAGATAATGGTCCCTTGGAGGAGGGGGAATTGATTCACAG agTTTACAGACATCTAGCGTACAGAAGATTCGTTCGTTGGATCTGGCAACGGcttgagaaaaaaaaacaaccggAAAGTTTTTTCATCCTGTGTTGTGACTAA
- the LOC130054759 gene encoding uncharacterized protein LOC130054759 — translation MDSISSLESTESEWIPQEEVDMTENDENNNPHDITVPPQNHQSRKFVVFEECLDQLLNQCVACGHKCVTNKTVVGSMLSVSRICVCGESFTWKSQPLIGSMPVGNLVLSAAILISGSSIVQKT, via the coding sequence ATGGACTCAATTTCCAGCCTCGAGTCAAcagagtcagagtggatcccACAAGAGGAGGTGGACATGACAGAAAATGACGAAAACAATAATCCCCACGACATAACCGTACCACCACAAAATCACCAAAGCAGaaaatttgttgtttttgaaGAGTGCCTTGATCAGCTTTTGAACCAATGTGTTGCATGTGGACACAAATGTGTGACTAACAAGACTGTTGTTGGGAGTATGCTGTCTGTGTCAAGAATATGTGTTTGtggtgaaagttttacatggaaatctCAACCTCTCATTGGATCAATGCCTGTTGGAAACCTTGTCCTGTCTGCTGCAATTCTGATAAGTGGGAGCAGTATAGTTCAAAAAACTTGA
- the LOC125665354 gene encoding uncharacterized protein LOC125665354, with translation MQIVRVLLFVFLLFLISDLHADVGNDVQDVTDAVKAGIEATNVITDVISGVKVLAKFTKIMGAVGPFLAAVGPLMDLITMFLPQQEDPTLTFLKEQFSRVDSNFRNMERLFGEVSNLIKSKGVKSQFSAIEQNVNALSYRLHMLMKAPKDAVKGQKARFISSFKVSYQNAAKKIYNGVMTKQSFTDNIPIEAMQYTNYNRKKMQKVMAGCLGLLITAVKVNLAYLKLTNRTASYKMEKSEWEKNIKIVLKKVKSVDREVTNAWEDQKYKDLKDLSAQYKDDDNKEFADRLYRFYSEKYYWRDWVVIVYNKMAKSWTGKNGHVFKLCGGDEYLENEGRNVLTSSVPKEKQKINAAEYKKKLSKVTTETQVAIHYAWDASAVLKQIAKFSSGSDVCMRAVISDREKVQTQSASGRLAGKWKYFYNMYIFG, from the coding sequence ATGCAGATAGTGCGTGTGTTGCTGTTCGTATTCCTGCTATTTCTGATCAGCGATCTTCATGCTGACGTGGGGAACGATGTCCAGGATGTGACAGATGCAGTTAAGGCCGGGATCGAGGCTACCAACGTGATTACCGATGTCATCTCTGGCGTCAAGGTCCTTGCTAAATTCACGAAAATCATGGGCGCTGTTGGTCCCTTCTTGGCAGCCGTCGGTCCACTCATGGACCTCATAACCATGTTTCTTCCGCAACAAGAAGATCCTACATTAACGTTCTTGAAAGAGCAATTTTCAAGGGTGGattcaaattttagaaatatggAGAGGCTTTTCGGAGAAGTTTCAAATCTAATCAAATCAAAGGGAGTGAAATCACAGTTTTCGGCAATTGAACAAAATGTCAATGCTTTGTCATACCGCCTTCATATGCTGATGAAAGCCCCGAAAGATGCCGTCAAAGGTCAAAAGGCCCGATTTATCTCGTCTTTCAAGGTTAGTTATCAAAACGCagcgaaaaaaatatataacggTGTAATGACAAAGCAATCTTTTACGGACAATATTCCAATTGAAGCGATGCAATATACAAATTATAATCGAAAGAAGATGCAAAAGGTGATGGCTGGATGTCTTGGACTTCTGATTACTGCTGTTAAAGTCAACTTAGCCTACCTGAAATTAACCAATAGAACGGCCAGCTATAAAATGGAAAAGAGTGAATGGGAGAAAAACATCAAGATAGTTCTAAAGAAAGTGAAAAGTGTGGATAGGGAAGTCACTAATGCATGGGAAGATCAAAAATATAAAGATCTGAAAGACCTTTCTGCGCAATACAAAGATGATGACAACAAAGAATTTGCAGATCGGTTGTACAGAttttattcagaaaaatattACTGGAGGGACTGGGTCGTCATTGTATACAACAAAATGGCTAAATCATGGACTGGAAAGAATGGGCATGTCTTTAAGCTATGTGGAGGAGACGAATATCTGGAAAATGAGGGTAGAAATGTTCTAACATCGAGCGTACCAAAAGAGAAACAGAAGATTAACGCTGCCGAATACAAGAAGAAGTTGAGTAAAGTTACAACTGAAACACAGGTAGCGATTCATTATGCCTGGGACGCAAGCGCGGTATTGAAACAAATCGCAAAGTTTAGCAGCGGTTCTGATGTTTGCATGCGAGCCGTCATATCTGATCGAGAAAAGGTACAAACGCAAAGCGCTTCTGGTCGCTTAGCTGgcaaatggaaatatttttataacatgtacatttttggCTAA